One part of the Cyclobacteriaceae bacterium genome encodes these proteins:
- the recG gene encoding ATP-dependent DNA helicase RecG encodes MPGFFETPIEFLKGVGPQRAALLNKQLNIFTFGDLIQYYPFRYEDRTRFYTIRELTEEMPFVQLKGKLIKHEIIGTGFKKRLVAYLADETGEMELVWFQGIKWMLDKIRPGAEYVVFGKPMKYGKRYSIAHPEMEPLTTKNQSGGYLQPVYSITETLRKRHFDSKAISKLQQELLQQAKGKFHETLPQPILDQFRLLDKRSAMVNIHFPENQEQLASAQQRLKFEELFYIQLRLIKLKLVRKEKYKGQSFNDATLLTKFYNGFLPFQLTNAQKKVIREIYADMKSGKQMNRLLQGDVGSGKTIVSFVCMLIALGGNTQCTLMAPTEILAQQHFKTLSRYADQMKITIALLTGSTKKSERNEIHRGLREGSLKILIGTHALLEEEVQFQNLGLAIVDEQHRFGVAQRSKLWGKNKTVYPHVLVMTATPIPRTLAMTLYGDLDVSVIDELPSGRKPIKTIHKYDSHRLEVNGFLQQQIKSGRQAFIVYPLIEESEKLDLKHLMDGYESICRAFPDEAISIVHGKMKPDAKEYEMARFAKGETSIMVATTVIEVGVDVPNASVMVIENAERFGLSQLHQLRGRVGRGAEQSYCILMTSLKLSADSKKRIETMVRTNNGFEIAETDLQLRGPGDLMGTQQSGVLDLLIADLGKDTKLLQAARETALQVLESDPELKSPANQVIREQVGRMRKSVVNWSRIS; translated from the coding sequence ATGCCCGGATTTTTTGAAACCCCAATCGAATTCCTGAAGGGCGTTGGTCCGCAGCGGGCAGCGTTGTTAAACAAGCAGCTAAACATTTTCACGTTCGGTGATTTAATTCAGTATTATCCTTTCCGGTACGAAGACAGAACCCGGTTTTACACCATTCGTGAATTGACAGAAGAAATGCCTTTTGTTCAGCTTAAGGGCAAATTAATTAAGCATGAAATAATTGGTACAGGCTTTAAAAAACGGCTTGTTGCATACCTGGCCGATGAAACCGGTGAAATGGAATTGGTTTGGTTTCAAGGTATAAAGTGGATGCTTGACAAAATAAGACCAGGCGCTGAGTATGTGGTTTTTGGCAAGCCCATGAAGTATGGTAAGCGGTATAGTATTGCCCACCCGGAGATGGAACCGCTGACCACCAAAAACCAAAGCGGAGGATACCTTCAACCTGTTTACTCTATTACCGAAACGCTGCGAAAACGACATTTCGACAGCAAGGCTATCTCCAAATTACAACAGGAGTTGTTGCAGCAAGCCAAAGGTAAATTCCACGAAACCCTTCCACAACCTATTCTTGATCAATTCAGGTTACTGGACAAGCGCAGTGCCATGGTCAACATTCATTTTCCTGAAAATCAGGAACAGCTTGCGTCCGCCCAACAGCGCTTAAAGTTTGAAGAACTTTTCTACATCCAGCTACGGCTTATTAAACTCAAACTTGTCCGAAAAGAAAAGTACAAAGGACAATCGTTTAACGATGCCACGTTGCTAACCAAATTCTATAACGGGTTCCTCCCTTTTCAACTAACCAATGCCCAAAAAAAGGTGATCAGGGAAATTTATGCTGATATGAAATCAGGCAAACAAATGAACCGGCTGTTGCAGGGCGATGTGGGCAGCGGAAAAACAATTGTGTCGTTTGTTTGTATGCTCATTGCCCTGGGTGGAAATACACAATGTACCTTAATGGCACCCACCGAAATTCTGGCGCAGCAACATTTTAAAACATTAAGCAGGTATGCCGACCAAATGAAGATTACCATTGCATTGCTTACGGGCTCAACAAAGAAATCCGAACGCAACGAAATCCACCGGGGTTTGCGTGAGGGTTCGTTGAAAATTTTGATCGGTACCCATGCGTTGTTAGAGGAGGAGGTGCAATTCCAAAACCTGGGCCTGGCTATAGTGGATGAGCAGCATCGGTTTGGCGTTGCACAACGATCGAAACTGTGGGGAAAAAACAAAACCGTTTACCCCCATGTGTTGGTGATGACAGCCACACCCATTCCAAGAACATTGGCCATGACCTTGTATGGCGACCTGGATGTTTCGGTGATTGATGAACTTCCTTCGGGCCGCAAGCCCATCAAAACAATTCACAAGTATGACTCACACCGGTTGGAGGTGAACGGTTTTTTACAGCAACAAATCAAATCCGGAAGACAGGCATTTATTGTGTATCCGTTGATCGAAGAATCAGAAAAGCTTGACTTAAAACACTTAATGGATGGTTACGAAAGCATTTGCCGTGCCTTTCCGGATGAGGCCATCAGCATTGTGCACGGTAAAATGAAACCCGATGCCAAGGAGTATGAAATGGCACGGTTCGCAAAAGGAGAAACCAGTATAATGGTTGCCACTACTGTAATTGAGGTGGGGGTAGATGTACCCAATGCATCGGTAATGGTTATTGAAAATGCCGAGCGCTTCGGGCTTTCACAACTGCACCAGTTGCGTGGCCGTGTGGGCCGTGGGGCCGAACAATCGTATTGTATACTCATGACAAGCCTCAAGCTTTCGGCTGATTCGAAGAAGCGTATTGAAACCATGGTGCGTACAAACAACGGTTTTGAAATAGCCGAAACCGACCTTCAGTTGCGTGGACCCGGTGATTTGATGGGCACCCAACAAAGCGGTGTGCTTGATTTGCTTATTGCTGATTTAGGAAAGGATACCAAACTTTTGCAGGCTGCACGTGAAACGGCCCTTCAGGTTCTGGAAAGCGACCCCGAATTGAAGAGCCCCGCTAACCAGGTGATCCGCGAACAGGTAGGGCGAATGCGTAAATCAGTTGTGAACTGGAGCCGGATAAGTTAG
- a CDS encoding VOC family protein, which translates to MKFLKIKETCLYVNDLEQARKFYSEILELPVIGYAAGKHLFFQAGSSVLLLFNPEDSKSKTSPPAHYGAGKQHFAFEVSSVEYEKAKLWVLSKGIKIIDEVTWKEGVRSFYFEDPEGNVLEIVPNNGVWP; encoded by the coding sequence ATGAAGTTTCTAAAAATAAAAGAAACCTGCCTTTACGTTAACGATCTGGAGCAAGCCAGAAAATTTTACAGTGAAATCCTGGAACTCCCGGTTATTGGCTATGCAGCAGGCAAGCATCTTTTCTTTCAGGCCGGATCATCAGTATTGTTGCTTTTTAATCCGGAAGATTCAAAATCCAAAACCAGTCCACCGGCACATTATGGTGCGGGTAAACAACATTTTGCCTTTGAAGTTAGCAGTGTGGAGTATGAAAAAGCAAAGCTTTGGGTGCTTTCGAAGGGTATTAAAATAATTGACGAAGTAACCTGGAAGGAGGGTGTCCGGTCGTTTTATTTTGAAGACCCCGAGGGTAATGTTTTGGAAATCGTTCCCAACAATGGGGTTTGGCCGTAA
- a CDS encoding nitronate monooxygenase, translating into MENSTNRVTKLFNINRPIIQAGMVWCSGWRLASAVSNAGGLGLIGAGSMHPETLEEHIRKCNSATSNPFGVNVPLLYPEIDRLMSIIVQEGVKIVFTSAGNPSTWTSYLKEKGITVVHVVSSVKFAKKAEQAGVDAVVAEGFEAGGHNGREETTTFVLIPLVREAVSIPLIAAGGIATGRSMLAAEVLGAEGVQVGSRFAASVESSAHEKFKEVIVKAGEGDTLLTMKQLTPVRLVRNKFFHQVIEAEQRGAGMDEMKQLLGRGRAKKGMFEGDLDEGELEIGQVAAAIHDVKPAAEILHEIWNEYKVLKQQLCKP; encoded by the coding sequence ATGGAAAATTCAACAAACCGGGTAACAAAACTTTTCAACATTAACAGGCCAATTATCCAGGCCGGCATGGTATGGTGTAGCGGGTGGCGCCTGGCTTCGGCTGTAAGCAATGCCGGGGGCCTTGGCTTAATTGGTGCCGGTTCTATGCATCCGGAAACTTTGGAGGAACACATCCGGAAGTGTAATTCGGCAACTTCAAACCCCTTTGGCGTAAATGTGCCCTTGTTGTATCCGGAAATAGACAGGCTTATGAGCATTATTGTACAAGAAGGGGTAAAAATCGTGTTTACCTCGGCCGGTAATCCCTCCACCTGGACCAGCTATCTGAAAGAGAAAGGGATAACAGTAGTGCATGTGGTTTCAAGTGTAAAGTTTGCAAAAAAAGCAGAACAAGCCGGTGTTGATGCGGTAGTGGCCGAAGGTTTTGAAGCAGGGGGGCATAATGGCCGGGAAGAGACTACAACATTTGTGCTTATTCCACTGGTTCGGGAAGCAGTTTCAATACCCCTTATTGCTGCGGGCGGCATTGCAACCGGTCGAAGTATGCTGGCTGCCGAAGTGCTCGGTGCCGAGGGTGTGCAGGTGGGGAGCAGGTTTGCGGCCAGTGTGGAGTCATCGGCACATGAAAAATTTAAAGAAGTGATCGTGAAAGCAGGAGAAGGAGACACGCTTCTTACGATGAAGCAACTTACTCCTGTTCGACTCGTGCGTAATAAATTCTTCCATCAGGTTATTGAAGCTGAACAACGCGGAGCCGGCATGGATGAAATGAAACAGTTGCTGGGCAGGGGTCGCGCAAAGAAGGGAATGTTTGAGGGCGATCTGGATGAAGGAGAGTTAGAAATCGGCCAGGTTGCGGCAGCCATACACGATGTGAAACCGGCTGCAGAAATTTTGCATGAAATATGGAATGAATATAAAGTGCTTAAGCAACAACTTTGTAAGCCTTAG
- a CDS encoding TlpA family protein disulfide reductase, whose translation MKKAFTILFALLPLSVFAQSGAEIVKLKQLQDHINRETSNIKVINFWATWCGPCVKEMPLFEKLGAERKDVEVTLVSLDLDLNPKPEVVHRFVERKKIKSKVLILDEKDPNSWINQIEKSWSGAIPATIIINGKTGQRKFVEKELHEGDLEKLIAELL comes from the coding sequence ATGAAAAAAGCCTTTACCATTCTGTTTGCACTTTTGCCCCTAAGCGTGTTTGCCCAATCCGGGGCTGAGATCGTAAAACTCAAACAGTTGCAGGATCATATCAACCGCGAAACTTCCAATATAAAGGTCATCAATTTCTGGGCTACCTGGTGCGGGCCATGCGTTAAAGAAATGCCACTTTTTGAGAAACTAGGTGCAGAGCGAAAAGATGTTGAAGTTACCCTGGTAAGCCTCGACCTTGACCTTAACCCCAAACCTGAAGTTGTGCATCGGTTTGTTGAACGGAAAAAGATAAAATCAAAAGTGCTTATACTGGATGAAAAAGATCCAAACTCATGGATCAACCAGATCGAAAAAAGCTGGTCTGGAGCTATACCGGCCACCATCATTATTAATGGAAAAACCGGTCAAAGAAAATTTGTTGAAAAAGAACTCCATGAAGGCGATCTTGAGAAACTAATTGCAGAGCTATTATAA
- a CDS encoding thioredoxin family protein, with product MKTIFAALACVLFVAASPLKSGYDIGDTVADFKMKNVTGKMVSLSDYASSKGAIVIFDCNTCPYSKAYNDRIIALNKKYASQGFPVIAIQPNDPSISPGDSFDEMVKLAEKKKYDFPYLFDETQKVAKAFGATNTPHVFLLKNDGGKFTVAYIGAIDDNSRDASAVTKKYVEEAIESLMTSKEVPATKTKAVGCTIKWKNA from the coding sequence ATGAAAACAATTTTTGCTGCCCTGGCTTGTGTGTTGTTCGTGGCTGCAAGCCCTCTAAAAAGTGGTTATGACATTGGCGACACCGTTGCCGATTTTAAAATGAAAAACGTAACCGGTAAAATGGTCTCGTTGTCAGACTACGCTTCTTCAAAAGGTGCCATCGTAATTTTTGATTGCAACACCTGTCCCTACTCCAAAGCCTACAACGACAGAATCATTGCCCTTAACAAAAAATACGCTTCACAAGGATTTCCAGTAATTGCTATTCAGCCTAACGATCCGTCAATCTCACCGGGTGATTCATTTGATGAAATGGTGAAACTTGCCGAGAAAAAGAAGTACGACTTCCCATATTTGTTCGATGAAACCCAAAAAGTGGCTAAAGCTTTTGGTGCTACCAATACACCACACGTGTTTCTGTTAAAGAACGATGGTGGAAAATTCACTGTAGCCTATATCGGGGCTATTGATGACAACTCCCGTGATGCTTCGGCTGTAACAAAAAAATATGTTGAAGAAGCAATCGAATCCTTAATGACTTCTAAAGAAGTTCCTGCTACCAAAACAAAAGCAGTTGGTTGTACCATCAAGTGGAAGAATGCTTAA